A DNA window from Pseudorasbora parva isolate DD20220531a chromosome 5, ASM2467924v1, whole genome shotgun sequence contains the following coding sequences:
- the gtpbp8 gene encoding GTP-binding protein 8, with translation MLRIKALPLLQTHTLRWSLVLQRGHRLASIKHVCLLPEKRRQGLLYPLSGLVEHLSSQVNQAEFNIFHPSMEELRQAETLFTPSSKHVIDYSTSAVRMDHVPIFKQPEVCFMGRSNVGKSSLIRALFSLAPEVDVRVSKTPGHTKKLNFFTVGKAFTLVDMPGYGHMAPRDFVEMVEPYLQERQNLVRTFLLVDGGVGLQKADLVAVEMCEEFSLPFVLVVTKIDRTRQGALLALVLQLRDFIKNQTSTCFPQPFLVSSVQFSGIYLLRCFIAHVTRKSTAYQ, from the exons ATGCTGAGGATAAAGGCACTGCCTCTACTGCAGACACATACATTACGTTGGTCTTTGGTCCTTCAGAGAGGTCATCGGCTGGCCTCCATCAAACATGTGTGTCTGCTCCCTGAAAAGAGGCGTCAGGGTCTTCTCTACCCCTTAAGTGGTCTGGTGGAGCACCTATCCTCGCAGGTCAATCAGGCAGAATTCAACATTTTCCATCCCAGCATGGAGGAGCTCCGTCAGGCAGAGACACTGTTCACTCCCTCTTCTAAACATGTTATTGACTACTCAACCTCTGCGGTCCGGATGGACCATGTACCTATTTTCAAACAGCCAGAA GTGTGTTTTATGGGCAGGAGTAATGTGGGGAAGTCATCTCTCATCCGTGCCTTGTTCTCTCTTGCACCAGAGGTAGATGTGCGAGTCTCTAAAACTCCG GGTCACACCAAAAAGCTTAATTTCTTCACTGTTGGAAAGGCGTTTACTCTTGTAGACATGCCCGGGTATGGACACATGGCCCCACGGGACTTTGTAGAGATGGTTGAACCATATCTTCAAGAGCGTCAAAA TCTGGTGAGGACATTCTTGTTGGTGGATGGAGGTGTAGGTTTGCAGAAGGCAGATTTAGTTGCTGTCGAGATGTGTGAGGAGTTCAGTTTGCCTTTTGTG TTGGTGGTAACAAAAATAGACAGAACTCGACAGGGCGCTTTGTTGGCTCTTGTTCTACAGCTTCGGGACTTTATCAAAAATCAAACCAGCACGTGTTTCCCACAACCGTTTCTTGTGAG ttcagtccagttctcTGGGATTTACCTGCTCAGGTGCTTCATAGCCCACGTAACAAGAAAATCTACAGCTTACCAATAA
- the slc10a2 gene encoding ileal sodium/bile acid cotransporter gives MYTPEPCHSCPENATICSGTSCLVPRDPFNDILNVVMSTTLTVMLALVMFSMGCTVEARKLWVHIRRPWGIFIGFLCQFGIMPFTAFALSLIFNVLPVQAVVIIVMGCCPGGSSSNVFCYWLDGDMDLSISMTACSSILALGMMPLCLLIYTTVWTSGDAIQIPFDSIAITLVSLLVPVGLGIYTKHRWPKVAKKVLKVGSVVGIILIIIIAVIGGVLYQSSWTISPSLWIIGTIYPFIGFGLGFLLARFVGQPWHRCRTIALETGMQNSQLASTITQLSFTPAELEVMFAFPLIYSIFQLVVAMLAVGIHYSVKRYRQKGSVEEDGEGTNEDQNKQNYALENGGFHSDENGNTEDKDKGTKL, from the exons ATGTACACTCCAGAGCCCTGCCACTCCTGCCCTGAAAATGCCACCATCTGCTCGGGCACATCCTGCCTGGTGCCTCGGGATCCGTTCAATGACATCCTCAACGTGGTGATGAGTACCACGCTCACCGTCATGCTGGCCCTGGTCATGTTCTCGATGGGCTGCACCGTCGAGGCAAGAAAGCTCTGGGTACACATCCGCAGGCCATGGGGCATTTTTATCGGCTTCCTGTGCCAGTTTGGCATCATGCCTTTCACAGCCTTTGCACTTTCATTGATTTTCAACGTGCTTCCAGTCCAGGCTGTAGTTATCATCGTTATGGGCTGTTGCCCTGGAGGTTCCAGCTCCAATGTTTTCTGCTACTGGCTTGATGGAGACATGGACCTAAG CATCAGCATGACGGCTTGTTCTTCAATCCTGGCTCTGGGAATGATGCCTCTTTGTCTGCTCATCTACACCACAGTCTGGACTTCAGGCGATGCTATCCAGATCCCTTTTGACAGCATCG CGATCACGTTAGTGAGTTTACTTGTGCCTGTCGGTCTTGGGATATACACGAAACACAGATGGCCCAAAGTAGCCAAAAAAGTCCTCAAG GTGGGATCCGTGGTGGGAATCATCCTTATCATCATAATTGCAGTCATCGGTGGTGTGCTGTATCAGTCCTCATGGACCATTTCTCCTTCGCTTTGGATCATTGGTACCATTTATCCATTTATCGGCTTTGGGCTTGGCTTTCTCCTGGCACGTTTTGTGGGACAGCCTTGGCACAG GTGCCGCACCATCGCATTAGAAACGGGCATGCAGAACTCCCAGTTGGCAAGTACTATTACCCAGCTGTCCTTCACCCCTGCGGAGCTTGAAGTCATGTTCGCTTTCCCCTTAATCTACAGTATCTTCCAACTGGTTGTGGCTATGCTTGCAGTGGGAA TTCATTACTCAGTCAAGCGCTATAGGCAGAAGGGATCCGTGGAGGAGGATGGGGAAGGCACCAATGAGGATCAAAATAAGCAGAATTACGCCTTGGAGAACGGTGGCTTTCACAGTGATGAGAATGGAAACACTGAGGATAAGGACAAAGGTACAAAGTTGTGA
- the nepro gene encoding nucleolus and neural progenitor protein isoform X3, with amino-acid sequence MKLQAAVEDLQELCPTKFQSDAGVEVGECNVPSQPMLEWLCLKLLGASSLLARILERCTQAFILTRQHLHLREFIVLNMVMLSMHSRLWVFFRGILRALIPMYKKVTELLQEVSQSKPMAYLTDFTLPGDLKDFLCLPQESDLLMEEGTKDLLKVPRGPRKSKMSVLSKLFEEKEQEENNGEEREIMPIFSAGHDEGSSLDLGAAVLEQQTDVSSYGPDMTVVLQQFYKTTKQPQMKLDISSQIAVVQKRKFLKSLDKVSSFRKMAAHLKEVMDWCQSCKFHRERKHLAFLGLKCLRMKSLEAEGVRVEKRLKKVKLEVHKALMCQKTSPPKRFCSFNAFRRARWHLRTLVARNRTSKSRCAFSRSCSRTVKNVSVSLKHESNCSEKRQFSKKEVSRNNMAPGAKEEKNVVRKLNMPKDDIDDIFESFGL; translated from the exons ATGAAGTTACAAGCAGCAGTAGAAGATCTGCAAGAACTGTGTCCAACCAAATTTCAGAG TGATGCTGGCGTGGAGGTCGGCGAGTGTAACGTTCCCAGTCAGCCCATGTTGGAGTGGCTCTGTCTCAAACTACTTGGAGCCTCGAGTCTTTTAGCCCGAATCCTGGAGCGGTGCACTCAAGCTTTCAT ACTGACACGACAGCACCTACATCTGCGGGAGTTCATTGTGTTGAATATGGTGATGCTCAGCATGCACAGTCGTCTCTG ggtgttcttcAGAGGTATTCTGAGAGCCCTCATCCCCATGTACAAAAAAGTCACTGAACTCCTCCAGGAGGTGTCACAGTCCAAACCCATGGCCTACCTGACCGACTTCACCCTGCCTGGGGACCTGAAAGACTTCCTGTGCCTCCCACAGGAATCTGATCTACTGATGGAAGAAGGCACCAAAGACCTTTTAAAGGTCCCAAGAGGGCCAAGAAAGTCCAAAATGTCTGTCCTTTCCAAGTTGTTTGAGGAAAAAGAGCAAGAAGAGAATAatggagaagagagagagattatgCCAATATTTTCTGCTGGTCACGATGAAGGTTCTAGTCTGGATCTGGGGGCTGCAGTTTTAGAGCAAcagacag ATGTCTCATCCTATGGACCAGACATGACGGTTGTGCTTCAACAATTTTATAAAACTACCAAACAG CCACAGATGAAATTGGACATCTCAAGCCAAATAGCAGTCGTTCAGAAAAGGAAGTTCTTGAAGTCACTGGATAAGGTGTCCTCGTTCAGAAAAATGGCTGCCCATCTGAAGGAAGTGATGGACTGGTGCCAGAGCTGCAAGTTTCATAGAGAGCGTAAGCACCTGGCCTTCCTGGGCCTGAAGTGTCTGAGGATGAAAAGTCTGGAAGCTGAAGGTGTCAG GGTTGAGAAGAGATTGAAAAAGGTTAAGTTAGAAGTTCACAAGGCATTGATGTGTCAAAAGACTTCCCCACCAAAGCGCTTCTGTTCCTTCAATGCCTTTCGGAGAGCTCGATGGCACCTCAGAACCCTCGTGGCACGCAATAGAACTTCCAAGTCCAGATGTGCATTTTCCAGGAGTTGCTCTAGAACAGTTAAAAATGTTTCTGTGTCATTGAAACATGAGAGTAACTGCAGCGAGAAACGACAATTCTCAAAAAAAGAAGTGTCAAGAAACAATATGGCACCTGGAGCtaaggaagaaaaaaatgttgtgcGGAAACTAAATATGCCGAAGGATGATATTGATGATATCTTTGAATCCTTTGGACTTTAA
- the nepro gene encoding nucleolus and neural progenitor protein isoform X1 — protein sequence MAQEPWNKTNIPFPSAACSVRIPFTGSTDILIKGLLADCEKVLTLLCSEVLQTEIRVLYELLYVLNNAFRQHKPFRALKQVEQCVNRLKEMKLQAAVEDLQELCPTKFQSDAGVEVGECNVPSQPMLEWLCLKLLGASSLLARILERCTQAFILTRQHLHLREFIVLNMVMLSMHSRLWVFFRGILRALIPMYKKVTELLQEVSQSKPMAYLTDFTLPGDLKDFLCLPQESDLLMEEGTKDLLKVPRGPRKSKMSVLSKLFEEKEQEENNGEEREIMPIFSAGHDEGSSLDLGAAVLEQQTDVSSYGPDMTVVLQQFYKTTKQPQMKLDISSQIAVVQKRKFLKSLDKVSSFRKMAAHLKEVMDWCQSCKFHRERKHLAFLGLKCLRMKSLEAEGVRVEKRLKKVKLEVHKALMCQKTSPPKRFCSFNAFRRARWHLRTLVARNRTSKSRCAFSRSCSRTVKNVSVSLKHESNCSEKRQFSKKEVSRNNMAPGAKEEKNVVRKLNMPKDDIDDIFESFGL from the exons ATGGCGCAGGAACCCTGGAATAAAACTAATATTCCGTTTCCAAGTGCTGCTTGTTCAGTTAGAATCCCCTTTACTGGTTCAACTg ATATCTTGATTAAAGGTCTGCTGGCTGATTGTGAGAAAGTCTTGACCCTGTTATGTAGTGAAGTTCTGCAGACAGAAATCCGTGTACTCTACGAGCTACTTTACGTTTTGAACAATGCCTTCAGACAACACAAGCCATTCCGAGCATTAAAACAG GTTGAACAATGTGTAAACCGCTTAAAAGAAATGAAGTTACAAGCAGCAGTAGAAGATCTGCAAGAACTGTGTCCAACCAAATTTCAGAG TGATGCTGGCGTGGAGGTCGGCGAGTGTAACGTTCCCAGTCAGCCCATGTTGGAGTGGCTCTGTCTCAAACTACTTGGAGCCTCGAGTCTTTTAGCCCGAATCCTGGAGCGGTGCACTCAAGCTTTCAT ACTGACACGACAGCACCTACATCTGCGGGAGTTCATTGTGTTGAATATGGTGATGCTCAGCATGCACAGTCGTCTCTG ggtgttcttcAGAGGTATTCTGAGAGCCCTCATCCCCATGTACAAAAAAGTCACTGAACTCCTCCAGGAGGTGTCACAGTCCAAACCCATGGCCTACCTGACCGACTTCACCCTGCCTGGGGACCTGAAAGACTTCCTGTGCCTCCCACAGGAATCTGATCTACTGATGGAAGAAGGCACCAAAGACCTTTTAAAGGTCCCAAGAGGGCCAAGAAAGTCCAAAATGTCTGTCCTTTCCAAGTTGTTTGAGGAAAAAGAGCAAGAAGAGAATAatggagaagagagagagattatgCCAATATTTTCTGCTGGTCACGATGAAGGTTCTAGTCTGGATCTGGGGGCTGCAGTTTTAGAGCAAcagacag ATGTCTCATCCTATGGACCAGACATGACGGTTGTGCTTCAACAATTTTATAAAACTACCAAACAG CCACAGATGAAATTGGACATCTCAAGCCAAATAGCAGTCGTTCAGAAAAGGAAGTTCTTGAAGTCACTGGATAAGGTGTCCTCGTTCAGAAAAATGGCTGCCCATCTGAAGGAAGTGATGGACTGGTGCCAGAGCTGCAAGTTTCATAGAGAGCGTAAGCACCTGGCCTTCCTGGGCCTGAAGTGTCTGAGGATGAAAAGTCTGGAAGCTGAAGGTGTCAG GGTTGAGAAGAGATTGAAAAAGGTTAAGTTAGAAGTTCACAAGGCATTGATGTGTCAAAAGACTTCCCCACCAAAGCGCTTCTGTTCCTTCAATGCCTTTCGGAGAGCTCGATGGCACCTCAGAACCCTCGTGGCACGCAATAGAACTTCCAAGTCCAGATGTGCATTTTCCAGGAGTTGCTCTAGAACAGTTAAAAATGTTTCTGTGTCATTGAAACATGAGAGTAACTGCAGCGAGAAACGACAATTCTCAAAAAAAGAAGTGTCAAGAAACAATATGGCACCTGGAGCtaaggaagaaaaaaatgttgtgcGGAAACTAAATATGCCGAAGGATGATATTGATGATATCTTTGAATCCTTTGGACTTTAA
- the nepro gene encoding nucleolus and neural progenitor protein isoform X2, whose translation MDILIKGLLADCEKVLTLLCSEVLQTEIRVLYELLYVLNNAFRQHKPFRALKQVEQCVNRLKEMKLQAAVEDLQELCPTKFQSDAGVEVGECNVPSQPMLEWLCLKLLGASSLLARILERCTQAFILTRQHLHLREFIVLNMVMLSMHSRLWVFFRGILRALIPMYKKVTELLQEVSQSKPMAYLTDFTLPGDLKDFLCLPQESDLLMEEGTKDLLKVPRGPRKSKMSVLSKLFEEKEQEENNGEEREIMPIFSAGHDEGSSLDLGAAVLEQQTDVSSYGPDMTVVLQQFYKTTKQPQMKLDISSQIAVVQKRKFLKSLDKVSSFRKMAAHLKEVMDWCQSCKFHRERKHLAFLGLKCLRMKSLEAEGVRVEKRLKKVKLEVHKALMCQKTSPPKRFCSFNAFRRARWHLRTLVARNRTSKSRCAFSRSCSRTVKNVSVSLKHESNCSEKRQFSKKEVSRNNMAPGAKEEKNVVRKLNMPKDDIDDIFESFGL comes from the exons ATGG ATATCTTGATTAAAGGTCTGCTGGCTGATTGTGAGAAAGTCTTGACCCTGTTATGTAGTGAAGTTCTGCAGACAGAAATCCGTGTACTCTACGAGCTACTTTACGTTTTGAACAATGCCTTCAGACAACACAAGCCATTCCGAGCATTAAAACAG GTTGAACAATGTGTAAACCGCTTAAAAGAAATGAAGTTACAAGCAGCAGTAGAAGATCTGCAAGAACTGTGTCCAACCAAATTTCAGAG TGATGCTGGCGTGGAGGTCGGCGAGTGTAACGTTCCCAGTCAGCCCATGTTGGAGTGGCTCTGTCTCAAACTACTTGGAGCCTCGAGTCTTTTAGCCCGAATCCTGGAGCGGTGCACTCAAGCTTTCAT ACTGACACGACAGCACCTACATCTGCGGGAGTTCATTGTGTTGAATATGGTGATGCTCAGCATGCACAGTCGTCTCTG ggtgttcttcAGAGGTATTCTGAGAGCCCTCATCCCCATGTACAAAAAAGTCACTGAACTCCTCCAGGAGGTGTCACAGTCCAAACCCATGGCCTACCTGACCGACTTCACCCTGCCTGGGGACCTGAAAGACTTCCTGTGCCTCCCACAGGAATCTGATCTACTGATGGAAGAAGGCACCAAAGACCTTTTAAAGGTCCCAAGAGGGCCAAGAAAGTCCAAAATGTCTGTCCTTTCCAAGTTGTTTGAGGAAAAAGAGCAAGAAGAGAATAatggagaagagagagagattatgCCAATATTTTCTGCTGGTCACGATGAAGGTTCTAGTCTGGATCTGGGGGCTGCAGTTTTAGAGCAAcagacag ATGTCTCATCCTATGGACCAGACATGACGGTTGTGCTTCAACAATTTTATAAAACTACCAAACAG CCACAGATGAAATTGGACATCTCAAGCCAAATAGCAGTCGTTCAGAAAAGGAAGTTCTTGAAGTCACTGGATAAGGTGTCCTCGTTCAGAAAAATGGCTGCCCATCTGAAGGAAGTGATGGACTGGTGCCAGAGCTGCAAGTTTCATAGAGAGCGTAAGCACCTGGCCTTCCTGGGCCTGAAGTGTCTGAGGATGAAAAGTCTGGAAGCTGAAGGTGTCAG GGTTGAGAAGAGATTGAAAAAGGTTAAGTTAGAAGTTCACAAGGCATTGATGTGTCAAAAGACTTCCCCACCAAAGCGCTTCTGTTCCTTCAATGCCTTTCGGAGAGCTCGATGGCACCTCAGAACCCTCGTGGCACGCAATAGAACTTCCAAGTCCAGATGTGCATTTTCCAGGAGTTGCTCTAGAACAGTTAAAAATGTTTCTGTGTCATTGAAACATGAGAGTAACTGCAGCGAGAAACGACAATTCTCAAAAAAAGAAGTGTCAAGAAACAATATGGCACCTGGAGCtaaggaagaaaaaaatgttgtgcGGAAACTAAATATGCCGAAGGATGATATTGATGATATCTTTGAATCCTTTGGACTTTAA